In the Sarcophilus harrisii chromosome 3, mSarHar1.11, whole genome shotgun sequence genome, one interval contains:
- the HNRNPA3 gene encoding heterogeneous nuclear ribonucleoprotein A3 isoform X1 translates to MEVKQPPGRPQPDSGRRRRRRGEEGHDPKEPEQLRKLFIGGLSFETTDDSLREHFEKWGTLTDCVVMRDPQTKRSRGFGFVTYSCVEEVDAAMCARPHKVDGRVVEPKRAVSREDSVKPGAHLTVKKIFVGGIKEDTEEYNLRDYFEKYGKIETIEVMEDRQSGKKRGFAFVTFDDHDTVDKIVVQKYHTINGHNCEVKKALSKQEMQSAGSQRGRGGGSGNFMGRGGNFGGGGGNFGRGGNFGGRGGYGGGGGGSRGSYGGGDGGYNGFGGDGGNYGGGPGYSSRGGYGGGGGPGYGNQGGGYGGGGGGGYDGYNEGGNFGGGNYGGSGNYNDFGNYSGQQQSNYGPMKGGSFGGRSSGSPYGGGYGSGGGSGGYGSRRF, encoded by the exons ATGGAGGTAAAACAGCCGCCCGGCCGCCCCCAGCCCGACTCCGGCCGCCGTCGCCGCCGCCGGGGGGAGGAG gGTCATGATCCAAAGGAACCAGAGCAGTTGAGAAAACTGTTTATTGGTGGCTTGAGCTTTGAAACTACGGATGATAGTTTAAGAGAACACTTTGAAAAATGGGGCACTCTCACAGATTGTGTG GTGATGAGAGATCCTCAAACAAAACGTTCCAGAGGCTTTGGCTTTGTGACTTATTCTTGTGTAGAAGAGGTAGATGCAGCAATGTGTGCTCGACCACATAAGGTTGATGGGCGTGTAGTGGAACCAAAGAGAGCTGTTTCTAGAGAG gattCTGTAAAACCTGGTGCACATCTAACCGTGAAGAAAATTTTTGTTGGTGGTATTAAAGAAGATACAGAAGAATATAATTTAAGAGACTACTTTGAAAAGTATGGCAAGATCGAAACTATAGAAGTTATGGAAGATCGACAGagtggaaagaagagaggatTTGCTTTTGTAACTTTTGATGATCATGATACAGTTGACAAAATTGTTG TTCAGAAATATCATACTATAAATGGGCATAACTGTGAAGTGAAAAAGGCCCTTTCGAAGCAAGAGATGCAGTCTGCTGGCTCACAAAGAG GTCGTGGAGGTGGCTCAGGCAATTTTATGGGTCGAGGAGGAAATTTTGGAGGTGGTGGAGGAAACTTTGGCCGTGGAGGAAACTTTGGTGGAAGAG GTGgatatggtggtggtggtggtggtagcagAGGCAGTTATGGAGGTGGAGATGGTGGCTATAATGGATTTGGTGGAGATG GTGGCAACTATGGAGGTGGTCCTGGCTACAGTAGTAGAGGGGgttatggtggtggtggtggaccTGGATACGGAAACCAAGGTGGTGgatatggtggtggtggtggaggaggataTGATGGTTACAATGAAGGAGGAAATTTTGGTGGTG GTAACTACGGTGGCAGTGGGAACTATAATGATTTTGGGAATTATAGTGGGCAGCAGCAATCAAATTATGGACCCATGAAAGGAGGCAGTTTTGGTGGAAGGAGCTCAGGCAGTCCTTATGGTG gTGGTTATGGATCTGGTGGTGGAAGTGGTGGATATGGTAGCAGAAGGTTCTAA
- the HNRNPA3 gene encoding heterogeneous nuclear ribonucleoprotein A3 isoform X2: MEGHDPKEPEQLRKLFIGGLSFETTDDSLREHFEKWGTLTDCVVMRDPQTKRSRGFGFVTYSCVEEVDAAMCARPHKVDGRVVEPKRAVSREDSVKPGAHLTVKKIFVGGIKEDTEEYNLRDYFEKYGKIETIEVMEDRQSGKKRGFAFVTFDDHDTVDKIVVQKYHTINGHNCEVKKALSKQEMQSAGSQRGRGGGSGNFMGRGGNFGGGGGNFGRGGNFGGRGGYGGGGGGSRGSYGGGDGGYNGFGGDGGNYGGGPGYSSRGGYGGGGGPGYGNQGGGYGGGGGGGYDGYNEGGNFGGGNYGGSGNYNDFGNYSGQQQSNYGPMKGGSFGGRSSGSPYGGGYGSGGGSGGYGSRRF, translated from the exons ATGGAG gGTCATGATCCAAAGGAACCAGAGCAGTTGAGAAAACTGTTTATTGGTGGCTTGAGCTTTGAAACTACGGATGATAGTTTAAGAGAACACTTTGAAAAATGGGGCACTCTCACAGATTGTGTG GTGATGAGAGATCCTCAAACAAAACGTTCCAGAGGCTTTGGCTTTGTGACTTATTCTTGTGTAGAAGAGGTAGATGCAGCAATGTGTGCTCGACCACATAAGGTTGATGGGCGTGTAGTGGAACCAAAGAGAGCTGTTTCTAGAGAG gattCTGTAAAACCTGGTGCACATCTAACCGTGAAGAAAATTTTTGTTGGTGGTATTAAAGAAGATACAGAAGAATATAATTTAAGAGACTACTTTGAAAAGTATGGCAAGATCGAAACTATAGAAGTTATGGAAGATCGACAGagtggaaagaagagaggatTTGCTTTTGTAACTTTTGATGATCATGATACAGTTGACAAAATTGTTG TTCAGAAATATCATACTATAAATGGGCATAACTGTGAAGTGAAAAAGGCCCTTTCGAAGCAAGAGATGCAGTCTGCTGGCTCACAAAGAG GTCGTGGAGGTGGCTCAGGCAATTTTATGGGTCGAGGAGGAAATTTTGGAGGTGGTGGAGGAAACTTTGGCCGTGGAGGAAACTTTGGTGGAAGAG GTGgatatggtggtggtggtggtggtagcagAGGCAGTTATGGAGGTGGAGATGGTGGCTATAATGGATTTGGTGGAGATG GTGGCAACTATGGAGGTGGTCCTGGCTACAGTAGTAGAGGGGgttatggtggtggtggtggaccTGGATACGGAAACCAAGGTGGTGgatatggtggtggtggtggaggaggataTGATGGTTACAATGAAGGAGGAAATTTTGGTGGTG GTAACTACGGTGGCAGTGGGAACTATAATGATTTTGGGAATTATAGTGGGCAGCAGCAATCAAATTATGGACCCATGAAAGGAGGCAGTTTTGGTGGAAGGAGCTCAGGCAGTCCTTATGGTG gTGGTTATGGATCTGGTGGTGGAAGTGGTGGATATGGTAGCAGAAGGTTCTAA